The following coding sequences are from one Portunus trituberculatus isolate SZX2019 chromosome 32, ASM1759143v1, whole genome shotgun sequence window:
- the LOC123512028 gene encoding uncharacterized protein LOC123512028, translating to MERRQSLSKMIVHAFRTRMIWLWLAGLSAREISCCTGASVSTVYRWLRRWQAGDSLEIKNFKGRQPDRVLEQYLSFTAKDYFQSVLEVTQPRREMCDRGLSRLPVPDFPLDSTYEWPPPSYACVCNSLHVDKVAKACG from the coding sequence ATGGAGCGGCGGCAGTCCCTCAGTAAGATGATTGTCCACGCTTTCCGCACGCGGATGATCTGGCTATGGCTCGCGGGACTGTCTGCCCGAGAGATCTCCTGCTGCACCGGTGCGAGCGTGTCCACCGTGTACCGCTGGCTGCGTCGCTGGCAGGCCGGGGACTCCTTGGAGATAAAGAACTTTAAAGGAAGACAACCGGACAGGGTACTAGAGCAATACTTATCATTCACAGCTAAGGATTACTTTCAGAGCGTCTTGGAAGTCACCCAACCCCGTCGCGAGATGTGTGATCGAGGACTCAGCAGGTTACCGGTGCCAGACTTCCCGCTAGATTCGACATACGAGTGGCCGCCGCCTTCTTATGCCTGTGTCTGTAACTCACTTCACGTAGATAAAGTTGCGAAGGCATGTGGTTGA